The Cydia splendana chromosome Z, ilCydSple1.2, whole genome shotgun sequence genome window below encodes:
- the LOC134804517 gene encoding ras-related protein rab7 — MSSRRKVLLKVIILGDSGVGKTSLMNQFVNKKFSNQYKATIGADFLTKEVIVDDRIVTMQIWDTAGQERFQSLGVAFYRGADCCVLVFDVTAPNTFKSLESWRDEFLIQASPRDPENFPFLILGNKVDLENRAVTLKRAQQWCQSKNDIPFYETSAKEAVNVELAFQEIARRALAQETETELYNEFPDQIKLNANDYSRDRERDHCAC, encoded by the coding sequence ATGTCTTCTAGAAGAAAGGTCCTCCTCAAAGTAATCATCTTGGGCGATAGCGGTGTGGGTAAAACATCGCTAATGAACCAGTTCGTGAACAAGAAATTCTCTAACCAGTACAAGGCAACAATAGGAGCAGATTTTCTCACGAAAGAGGTAATCGTCGACGATAGAATCGTTACAATGCAGATTTGGGATACTGCTGGGCAGGAGCGTTTCCAATCATTGGGAGTGGCGTTTTATCGCGGGGCGGATTGTTGCGTCTTAGTTTTTGACGTAACTGCCCCCAACACATTTAAGTCCTTAGAGAGCTGGCGAGATGAATTCCTGATACAGGCTTCACCGCGTGACCCAGAGAATTTTCCTTTCCTCATATTAGGTAATAAGGTTGATTTGGAAAATCGCGCTGTGACTCTTAAGCGCGCACAACAATGGTGTCAGAGCAAAAATGATATCCCATTTTATGAGACGAGTGCCAAAGAAGCTGTGAATGTTGAACTAGCGTTCCAGGAAATCGCCCGCCGTGCCCTGGCCcaggagacggagacggagctGTACAATGAGTTCCCTGACCAGATAAAGCTGAATGCCAACGACTACAGCCGTGACCGCGAACGGGACCACTGTGCTTGCTAA